The DNA segment TGACGGCGTTCGGGAGCCGGCGTGCGATCCCCACGGTCTCGCTGGTCGTCGTCCAGTACGTGGTCGACCACGAGCGGCGTCGCCAGCTCGGCCTCCACGACCGCGAGTGGGTCGGTGAGCGGTCGCCGGACGAGCTGGAGGCGCTGTACGATCGCTTCGAGTCGATCACCGAGGACCCCCGATTTCGCGACCTGATGGACGTCCACGGGCTGGACACCACCGCCATCAACCGGCTCGACCGTATCCTCCAGGCACAGCTGGACGAACAGGACCTCCACGGTGCGGCCTTCGGGCGTGCGCCACACCGAGACCCAAATCTGCCCGCGATGGGCGATCGAAGAGCCGCCGAAGGGGAGGCCTGAGCCGACGCGCAACGACGACGGATCCTCCGATCACGACAGCGCGGCTCACCGGCAGGCGAGGGCCCGGTTTGTGCGCCGGTGACGACTGAGTCACAGCGAAGCGACGCGAGCCACCCGGCGTCCGGCGAGAGCGGGTGTGCCCCCACGCACACCGAGTCTCGGAAGGTTTATCCGCATTCCATCGCAGGTTGTGCGCAGACCTGTACGCGCAGGCGAGACGTCATCGACCGTGACCGGGATGACTGGCGGTTCGATGGCGTGAACACGCCGTATACGGGGCGAGAAACATGACAGGAGACAACACTACGGAGGGCGTCGCGAAGACGGACGGGGGCAGCGTCACGCGCGAGGAAGCGTCGTTCGTCGAGTACGGCATCGAGGACAAGCCGCCGCTCGGCGAGTCGATCTTCCTCGGGTTGCAACACTACCTGACGATGGTGGGTGCGTCAGTGGCCGTGCCGCTCATTCTGGCCAACCTGATGGGGATGCCGGACTGGGCGACGGCCCGACTCGTCGGCACCTTCTTCGTCGTCTCCGGGATCTCGACGCTCGCGCAGACGACCGTCGGAAATCGGTACCCGATCGTCCAGGGCGGGACGTTCGCGCTCCTGGCCCCGGCGACCGCGATCATCCTGACGTACAGCGGCCCCTGGGAGGCGACGATCCTGCAGTTGCAAGGGGCAGTCATCGCGGCCGCACTCGTGCAGGTGTTCCTCGGGTACTCGGGGTTGCTCGGACGGTTGACGAAGTACCTCTCGCCGGTCGTCCTCTCGCCGGTGATCGTCTTGATCGGGCTCTCGCTCGTGGGGGCACCCGACGTCACGCGACCCGACCAGAACTGGTGGCTGCTCGGGTTCACGCTCTTCCTCATCGTCCTCTTTTCGCAGTATCTGGACACGTACAGCCGGTACGCGAAGCTGTTCCCCGTCTTGCTCGGAGTCGCCGGTGCCTGGGTCGTCGCGGGCGTGCTGACGGTCCTCGGCGTCTTCACGGAGGCGACGCACGTTTCAGGCGCAGACGGGAGTAGTCTCGGTTACATCGACTTCTCGCAGATCGCCGACGCGACGCTCGTCCAGCCGATCGTCCCGTTCCAGTGGGGTCTGCCCGAGTTCACCGCCGCGTTCGCGATCGGGATGCTCGCCGGGATCTTCGCCTCGATCTTGGAGAGTATCGGGGACTACTACGCCGTCGCCCGGATCGCCGGCGTCGGCGCGCCGAGCCAGAAGCGGATCAACCACGGCATCGGGCTGGAGGGGCTCAGCAACATCTTCGCCGGCATCATGGGCACCGGCAACGGGTCGACCTCCTACGGCGAGAACATCGGCGCGATCGGCATCACCGGCGTCGCCTCGCGCTACGTCGTCCAGATCGGCGCGGTCGTGATGCTGGTCGTCGGGTTCTTTGGTCCGTTCGGCGCACTGATCACGACGATTCCGAGTCCGATCGTCGGTGCACTGTACATCGCCATGTTCGGCCAGATCGCTGCGGTCGGGCTATCGAACCTGCGGTTCGTGGACTTGGACGCCACGCGGAACGTCTTCATCGTCGGAATCGCGCTCTTCCTGGGCCTCGCGCTGCCGAACTACTTCGGCGGGTTCGAAAACGCCAGCGCCTTCCAGGAGAGCGCCGAGAGCGCCGCGATCGTCGGTCCGATCTTCGCCCAGCAGGTCGTCTCCGATACGATATACGTCGTCGGCTCGACGACGATGGCCGTCGGCGGCCTGATCGCCTTCATCCTCGACAACACCATCGAGGGAACCCGCGAGGAACGAGGGCTAACCGAGTGGACACGGCTGGCCGAGGACGAGTCCGAATTCCGGACGGTGTTCGACCGCCTCCGTTCGAGCGACGACACCGGCGTGGCCGAGACGGCCGACTGATCCGTCTCGCCGATCGCACTGCGATCTGCGTACCGATTCGAACCGTGCGCATTCTTTACCCGCCAGATCCGAGGGTGCGACGATGCCGAACAGGTCGGGCCTCGCACTCACGGCGGACGAGCGGTTGCGCTACCGCGGCGACCTCCGGCTCGGCGACGAAGTCGCCGTCACCGACGATCGACTGCTCGTCCTGCGCCCCGACGACCGGCTCAGCATCGGGTACGATCGGATCGAGGAAGTGTCCCACGAGGGCTTCGACTGGTTCCTCGGGCTCCTCAGCGCCGCACTCGTCGCGTTCGGCCTGTACGGACTGACGCGAAACCCGGCCCTGGGCGCGTTCTTCGTCCTCGCTGGCCTCTGGAGCGCCCACCGATCGTACCGGCACCGTGATCGCGTCCGGATCCACGTGCGGGACGAGGCGAAACCCGTCACCGTACACCCGACGGCGGTCGAAGACTGTTTTGCGGCGCTCGAGTCCGCGATAGACGCGGCTCGAGACGACGTCGACGCCGCGTGACGGCGAGGCGCACGGACCGCGAGTCGAGGAACTCCATAGCGTGCGGTTTTCGTACCCTCGGCCCGGAGAGGGGCCCATGAAGACACGGGGGACACTTCGGCTGGCGACGCGCGGCTCGCTCCTCGCGAGGCGCCAGGCC comes from the Halovivax cerinus genome and includes:
- a CDS encoding uracil-xanthine permease family protein, producing the protein MTGDNTTEGVAKTDGGSVTREEASFVEYGIEDKPPLGESIFLGLQHYLTMVGASVAVPLILANLMGMPDWATARLVGTFFVVSGISTLAQTTVGNRYPIVQGGTFALLAPATAIILTYSGPWEATILQLQGAVIAAALVQVFLGYSGLLGRLTKYLSPVVLSPVIVLIGLSLVGAPDVTRPDQNWWLLGFTLFLIVLFSQYLDTYSRYAKLFPVLLGVAGAWVVAGVLTVLGVFTEATHVSGADGSSLGYIDFSQIADATLVQPIVPFQWGLPEFTAAFAIGMLAGIFASILESIGDYYAVARIAGVGAPSQKRINHGIGLEGLSNIFAGIMGTGNGSTSYGENIGAIGITGVASRYVVQIGAVVMLVVGFFGPFGALITTIPSPIVGALYIAMFGQIAAVGLSNLRFVDLDATRNVFIVGIALFLGLALPNYFGGFENASAFQESAESAAIVGPIFAQQVVSDTIYVVGSTTMAVGGLIAFILDNTIEGTREERGLTEWTRLAEDESEFRTVFDRLRSSDDTGVAETAD
- a CDS encoding DNA-directed RNA polymerase subunit epsilon; its protein translation is MSARPGDGSLSRLEAVKDERTRRWDVTTPSATLIGRPDRPADEVGETVRRLHEERHPAMAGHSARMHRLEKVRIAHALCNACSLSHWERDRVLGIVAELDLTAFGSRRAIPTVSLVVVQYVVDHERRRQLGLHDREWVGERSPDELEALYDRFESITEDPRFRDLMDVHGLDTTAINRLDRILQAQLDEQDLHGAAFGRAPHRDPNLPAMGDRRAAEGEA